A DNA window from Ctenopharyngodon idella isolate HZGC_01 chromosome 10, HZGC01, whole genome shotgun sequence contains the following coding sequences:
- the lpl gene encoding lipoprotein lipase — MGRVSSACFISWMYFAYICSGFETTIEPTSESTDFSNLMQNATEWMMDLTDIESKFSFRISEEPEEDLCYIVPGQPQTIKECNFNPDSKTFIVIHGWSVTGMFESWVPKLVTALYEREPTANVIVVDWLSRAQQHYPTSAAYTKLVGKDVAMFVNWLQAEIDYPWEKLHLLGFSLGAHVAGIAGLLTKHKVNRITGMDPAGPSFEYADAQSTLSPDDALFVDVLHTNTRGSPDRSIGIQRPVGHIDIYPNGGTFQPGCDLQNTMLMVATTGLRNMDQIVKCSHERAIHLFIDSLVNQEQQSLAYRCSSKESFNKGMCLSCRKNRCNKVGYGVNKIRTRRSSRMYMKTRDMMPYKVFHYQVKVHFFSKSKISYTDQPIKISLYGIHGEKENIPYVMPALNTNSTVSFLLTTDTDIGELLMVKLLWEKDSLISWPWWNPDTFHIRKLRIKSGETQSKVIFSAKEGEFSYLSRGGEAAIFVKNKEAQSSRKNQRLHKLKMHGSLFKQNTE, encoded by the exons ATGGGGAGAGTAAGCAGCGCTTGTTTTATATCATGGATGTATTTCGCCTACATTTGCTCGGGTTTTGAAACCACAATTGAGCCAACGAGTGAATCTACCGATTTTA GTAACTTAATGCAAAATGCCACAGAATGGATGATGGACCTCACCGACATTGAGTCCAAGTTTTCCTTTAGAATTAGCGAAGAACCCGAAGAAGATCTGTGCTACATAGTTCCAGGTCAACCCCAAACAATCAAAGAGTGTAACTTCAATCCAGACTCCAAGACTTTCATAGTTATTCATGGATGGTCG GTCACCGGTATGTTTGAGAGCTGGGTTCCCAAACTGGTAACAGCCCTGTATGAACGAGAGCCAACAGCCAATGTGATTGTGGTGGACTGGTTGTCCCGTGCGCAACAACATTACCCAACGTCAGCTGCCTACACCAAACTAGTGGGCAAGGATGTGGCCATGTTTGTCAACTGGTTACAG GCTGAGATTGACTATCCTTGGGAGAAACTGCATCTGTTGGGCTTCAGTCTTGGTGCTCATGTAGCAGGAATCGCTGGCCTTCTCACCAAACATAAGGTTAACAGAATCACAG GCATGGATCCCGCTGGCCCTAGCTTTGAGTACGCAGATGCCCAAAGCACTCTTTCCCCAGATGATGCCCTTTTCGTGGACGTTCTTCACACCAACACTCGCGGCTCTCCAGATCGCAGTATTGGGATTCAGAGGCCAGTGGGCCACATAGACATCTACCCCAATGGTGGAACCTTCCAACCTGGCTGTGACCTCCAGAACACTATGTTGATGGTGGCCACTACTGGTTTAAGAA ACATGGATCAGATCGTGAAGTGCTCTCATGAGCGCGCCATCCACCTGTTCATCGACTCACTGGTGAACCAGGAGCAACAAAGCTTGGCTTACCGCTGCAGCTCCAAAGAGAGCTTCAACAAAGGCATGTGCCTCAGCTGCCGCAAGAATCGCTGCAACAAGGTGGGATATGGTGTGAACAAAATTCGCACACGCAGGAGCAGCAGAATGTATATGAAGACCAGAGACATGATGCCATATAAAG TTTTCCATTATCAAGTGAAGGTCCACTTCTTCAGCAAGAGCAAAATAAGCTACACCGACCAGCCCATAAAGATCTCATTGTATGGAATCCACGGCGAGAAGGAGAATATCCCTTACGTTAT GCCTGCTTTAAACACAAACTCCACTGTGTCCTTCCTTTTGACCACGGATACAGACATCGGAGAGCTGCTGATGGTAAAACTTCTCTGGGAGAAAGACTCCCTCATCAGCTGGCCCTGGTGGAACCCTGATACCTTTCACATTCGCAAATTACGCATCAAATCAGGAGAGACACAATCTAA GGTCATCTTCAGTGCAAAAGAAGGTGAATTTTCCTACCTTTCCCGTGGAGGTGAGGCCGCCATCTTCGTGAAAAACAAAGAAGCCCAGTCGAGCCGCAAAAACCAGAG ATTGCACAAGTTGAAGATGCACGGAAGTTTGTTCAAACAGAACACAGAGTAA